The nucleotide sequence TGATCCTCGGCACGCTCGAGGGAATCGACGGCGATCGGATCACGGTCGGTTCGCCCGACGTCGGCGCCGCCGGGCCGCTGCGCATCAGGCGCGGTGCGCTGGAGCGAATGCGCCGGATCCAGGGGGGCGTGCGGACGATCATCCCCGGCGGGCTCGAGGGCTGGGATGCCGTCCGCGGCGTGTGGCAGGAGCAGGCAGGCACGCTGTCCAGCGACCGGCCGAATGCGATGGCGTTTTGCGACGTCGGTGCACCGGCCAAGGCCTGCTACGACCTCGTCCTGTCGTGGACCGTGCGGCCGGACTTCGACCTCCACGTCGCCACCGACGCGGCCGAGTTCGCCCGGCTCAAGGCTCCCGCGCCGGGCAAGAAGCCGAACGATGTCGAGGAGTACCGGCTGCAGGCAAGCGGTGGGAAGGTGCAGGCGTGGCGCGAAGGAGCCAAGGCCGACTTCGGCGAAATTGCTCCCCTCGACGCCGCTGGCGGTAGCCTGCACGTGCAGGTGTTCGTCGACCAGGAGACGGGGCGGATGGCCGTCGCCGTGCCGAAGGATGGCCAGGCTGACGAGAAGCCGGCCTTCGACAAGACCGTCGCGCCGCGAAAGGCCGCCGCCCGGCCGGGATTCTCGATCAAGCTGCGAAAGGGCACGGTGCGGATCGATCGCCTGCGGATCGTCCCCTGGGACGGCGGCGCACCCCGGCTGGAGCCTGTCGTCGGCCTCGGGAGTCCGACGGCTGTCATCGAGTCGTTCGACAAGACGGCCGGGGAATTCGTGGTTCGCGACGGCGCCGAGACGCGGCGGGTCGCCGCGGCCGCCGTCGGGGAGGTCGGGTTTCCCGTCGATCCAACCGCGGCGAAGCCGGCATCCGGCCCCGCCGCGGTGCTGCTCGGTTTTCCCGCCGGCAGCCGGCTGACCGGAACCGTTCGTGAGATCGTCAAGGAGACGGTCACGCTCGACAGCCCGGCGCTGGAGGGACCGCTCGCCTGTTCGATCGGCCGCCTCGCGCTGCTCGAACCGGTCGCCCCCGCGCAGCCGCCTTCTCTGCCGGGGCGGGTCGGGCTCCTCGAGTCAGCCACGGACCGGATGCTCGGCTGTATCGCCCCCGCCGACGGGGTCGGCTGGCAGGCGTGGGGTGCGGTGGCGGCTGCCCGGTTCGCGCCGGCGGCGGCCGCCAAGGTGTCCTATCGTGGCACGCCGCTGCTCGGCGGCGCCGGGCTGTCACTGGCCAAGCAGGGCAACACGCTGTCCGTCGTCGAGATCGTCCCTGGCGGCCCCGCCGCCCGGGACGGGCGGATCCAGCGCGGCTGGAAACTCGAGGCGATCCAGCTCCTGCCCGGTGGGCAGCCGCTCCCCACGGTCGGTCTCACGATCGAGAACGTGGTCGCCCTGCTGCGCGGGATCGTCGGTTCCAGCGTCGGCCTGCGGCTGACGGATGCCACGGGACAGTCCCAGGAACTGACGCTCGTCCGTGACCGTTCCGGCCGCGGTGACGTGGGGAACGCCAGCGAACAGGATGTGCTCGAGGCGGCGCTCAAGGTCCAGGATGAAAAGTCCGGCATCAAGGCCGGCGTCGGCCCGGGGGGCAGCCTGATCACGCTCAAGACGGGGGATGCGATTTTTTGCACGGTGCTTTCCGCGAATCCGGACGGGCTCAAGGTGAAGATCGACCGTGACGAGATCCTCATCCCCAACCCCCTGCTGCGGGCGGCCGAACTGGTGAACGCCCCGGCGATGCCGATCAGTCCGCAGAAGATGGAGCGGCTCACGACGCTGCCACGGATGCAGATGACCGACCCGCCCACTCACATGATCCGCCTCGCATCGGGCGACTACCTGCGGGGCAAGCTCCTCTCGCTCGACGACAAGAAAGCGACGTTCAAGGTGCTGGAGGAGACGAAGGAATTCGAGCGGCCGACGCTCGCCCGGATCATCTGGCTGAGCGTGGCAGGAGACAACGCCGACCAGAAGGCGGTCGAGATGCTGGCCGGCAACGCGGGCTTGCCGGTGCAGTCCGTGGGCGTCGACAAACGCCGACTCACGATTGCTGCCGAGCGGGTCGAGGATGGCCGGCTGATCGGCAACGCCGGCCCGCTCGGGCAGTTGCAGATCGACCTCAAGACGAGCGAATCACTGTTCCTCGGCGTGGCGATCGCGGCCCAGCCCGCGACGGCCAACAGCTTCAAGAAGTGGGAGCTCAAGCCGGCCAAGCCGCCGGCGGCACTGTTGGGGAAGTGATCGGGCTCAGACGCGTTCACGTTGAAACCCACGCGTGACGCTGGGCGGGCCTGCCCACGCCCCATCGCCGGACGTTCGCTGCGGCCTTCCAGGCCTGCGCTCACTCGGACCTGGCTGCGCTTCGCCCGACCAATCCGCCTGCGGCGGATCGGTGCCCGGCTGCGCTTGCCAGCTCACGCCGGCTCCCGGGGCATGGGCAACCCCGCCCGATCGGCTGCGCAGTCAGGATCGTCTTGTGCGCGAGGATCAAGTGGGACCGGTATGGCGCCCCGGCCCGGCGGGCGGCTTCAGCGGACGTCGGGCGTGGGAATGAGTTCCGGCGTGCCGGTTTGGCCCTGCATGCCAGGACCGGCCGCCGGCGGCAGGACCTCCGGCTTCGGCTCCGTCCGCGTGGCGGGGTCGCGGGGCGGCAAGTGCACGACGGGGGCGTCGGCCCCGATCGATTCGAAGTTCTGCGTGATCGGGCCGCGGCTGAAGACGCCCGGTCGGGAGTGGCCGTAGTCGAGGTACAGGCTCGCGTCCCGCTGCCGGGCCCGGCGGTGGGCGTCGAAGTAGGCCTTGCCGGGCCACGGTCCCTCGGCGAGGAACACGCCGTTGTATTCGAGCAGCGAGCCCTTGCGGTAGTGGAGCTGCGAGATCGATCGCGTGTAGTCGACGAGGGCCCGATAGTAGGAACTCTCCGCCTCGGCCCGGCGGCGCTGGGCGTCGAGGAGCTGGTCGAGCGTCACCTGGCCGGCGTCGTAGGCCGCCTGGACCGCATCGACCTGCCGCTCGGCGGCGACGCGGCGGTTGAAGTTGGTCTGGGCGAGGGCGAAGTTCGTGTCCACGTTGCGGACCGCCTCGACGAGGGCGTGCGAGGCCTCCAGTTCCTCGTCCTGGAGCCGGGCCCGCTCGCGGGCCAGTTGCAGCTGGTGGTGACGGACGGTGGCCAGCTCGCGCCGGAAGCCGAGCGGCATCTGGAACTGGGCCCCAGCCTGCCACTCCTGGAACTTGCCGGAGAGGAGCGTCGAGTAGGCGTCGGTGCCGAGAAGGGGGTCAGGATTCAGGGGGTTTTGGATGTTGTTGGCCTCATACGGATTGTAATTTTGGTTGATCAAGTCCTGCCCCATGCCGAGGAACCGCCAGCGGCCAATCAAATCGAGCCGGGGGAGAATCAGGTTCTTGGCGGCGGTCAGTTCCAGCTCACGCTGCTTGATCACCCACTTCTGCTTGCGGAGTTCCGCCGACCGCGAGAGGGCCTCGACGAGCGACTGCTGCCAGTCGAAGGAGATCCGCGCGGTCGTCGGCTCGTCGGACGGGCGGATGAGCCGGCCGTCGCTGGCCGAGATGCCCATCATGTAGCGGAGCCGGTTCTCGCAGCGGTAGACGTCGGTGAGCGCCTGCTCCACCTCGGCCCGGAAGAAGAAGTACTGCTCGCGGGCCTGAGCCTCCTTGTCACGCTCGCCCCCCCGCGAGCCCTCGACCATCAGGGCGTGGACCTTGCGCCAGGCCTCGAGCGAACTGTCGCGGCCCGCCTTGCGGGCCTCGAGGTTACGGTAGGCGAAGTACAATTCCCAGTAGGACTGCTCAGTGTCGCTGACGAGGTTGCGGACGCCGGCCTCGAAGTCGGCCAGCGAGATGTCGGCGTTGATCCGGGCGAGGAGCACGCCGCGGAACACGGGCCGGCCGTAGATGTTCTCGAAGGAATCGGGGCCCGCGATCCGGTTGTAGGTCACGCCCGCGCCCTGGAGGAGCGGCTGGCTGAACGTGAAGTCGTAATTCGTCTGCCATGATGTTGGCAGTTCGCGAGCCGCCTGATTGTTACTGTCATACAGGGTCTGGTTTGAGAATCCCCACGTGGCCCCGGTGGCCGACCGTTTGGTGAGACCGGTTGTCCAATTTGACGCCATGCCCTCGAAGTTCTGCGGAAAGAACGGGTTGGGCCTGAAGTTCTGCGGCCGGTTGATCCGGTCCCAGGTCATGGAGCTCGTGAGCTGCGCGTCGAACAGCGCCAGGGCGCTCTCCACGCCGCGGAACGGATCGGTCTCGACGATCGCCGGATCGTAGACACTCGGCGTGGCCTGGGGATTGGTGAGCAGCGACACCGGCGGCTCGCCGGTCTGCGGCCGCGGGCCGCCGAAGCTGCCGAACCGGCCGCCGAGGTTCCGCAGCACCTTGCCGTTCTCCAGGGCCGTGCGGACCGCCTCCTCGAGCGACAGTTCCCAGACGTTGTCGAAGTTGGGGTTCGACAGCGTGAGCGGCTCGACGGCGCCGGCCGCCTCGGCGAGCGGCTCCTGGTTGGTGTCGGGGTATTCGAGCTTCTGGATCGCCCCGACGTAGTGCGAGAGGTCGCCGTCCTCGAAGAAGTAGAACGGCTGCCGCGGCGCGCAGCCCGAGGCGAGGAGCGCGACGCTCGTCAGGGCGACCCACAACTGTTGGATGGTGCGCGGCACGGCGGGGGTCCGTTTTCAGTTCGGCCGATCTCCGGCGCTCGAGCCGGAAGCCGCCGCCGTCGCGCCTGGGAGGGGCCGGTTGATGACCGGCCCCAGCACGGTGCCCCCCGACTCCGTGCCTGCTTCACAACGCACCAAGGCGCAACGGCGGCCTTGCTGATATCGTCCCCCTGACCGGCAAACTTGGAAGAATCGTCAGGGCTTGCCAGGGTCAGCGGCAGGCTGGGAGGTGACGGCAGGCCAGCCCGGTGAGGCAAGCTGGCGAATCGCCCCCTCCTCGACACAGGAGAACAGGGCCGCGGTTCCCGGAAACCGGGCCACGGCCACGAGGCCGTCACGGGGTCCGAGAACGTTGAGGGCCGTGGCCAGCGCGTCGGCGGTGGTGCAATCGGGGGCGATCACCATGACGGCCGTGCGGCCGGCCACGCCCAGGCCTGTTCGCGGATCGACGATGTGGCTGTAGCGCACGCCGTCGATCTCGACCGCCTGGAAGGCGTCGCCGGACGTCGTCAGTGCCGCATCGGCAAGTTCGAGGGCCGGGGTCGACGTGGGAGCGCCGCCGTGGGGAGCGGTCTTGATCTTCCAGCCGCGCGCTCCCGGCGGTGCGGCCGAAACGAGGATGTCGCCCGAGGCGTCGATCATCGCCGCGCGGATCCCGCGCGAGGCGAGCGCCTCCTGCGCCCGGTCCGCGGCGTAGCCCATACCGATGCCGCCGAGGTCGAGCCGCGTGCCCGGACGAGGCAGGAGCACGGCCCTGCGTTCCGGAACGAGGACGAGCGCCCCGGCCCCCACCGCCGCCCGGGCCGCGGCCAGCCGGTCGGGACGTGGCAGCCGGCCGGTCCGGCGCGCCTGCCGCCAGAGCGTCGTCAGTGGACCGACGGTCGGATCGAACGCACCCGCTGTTGCGTCGCGAACCATCACAGCCTGCTGGAGAACGTTCCACAGGTCGGTGGAGACGGCGACCGGCTGCGCCGTCGGCGCGGCTGCCGAAAGCCTGCACAGTTCGCTGGCCGGATCGTAGTCGGAGAGGATGCGCTCGAGCCGCTCCACCTCGGCAAAGCCCGCTCTGATCGCGGCCTCCCCTGCGGCCGCGGCCGGCGCCTGCACCGTGATCGTCCACGGCACTCCCATCAGCCGCCGGGTCTTCGCGAACCGACCACCGGCCGGCGGCGCGGGCAGCCGTCCGCGGCAGCCGCCGACGGAAGCGGCCAGTCCCGCGCCAACCGCTGCACGGCAGAGCATCCGGCGATAGAATCGGGGCGTCATGGATGCACCAGCAGCCGGTCCGGGGATTCCGATCACGTTTCAGTGTACGCCGCTGCGCAGCGTGCCGCGGCTCGACATCCCGCTCGACGCCTCCCCCGCATTTCGTGCCAAGGCCGAGCGGCTGCAGCGGGCCGTCTCCCGCCACGGCGCCCGCAACACCTACTACCTCGGCGATGGCCGCTGCACGTTCCATTTCACGAACGATGCGGCGACGGGCTGGGTCCGGTTCCGCTTCGAGGGCACCGTCCTCACCGATGAACAGGACGTGCGTACGATCGGCAGCGACCTCGCGGTCGAACTCGACGGCGAGACCTGCGACTGGCTGACCCAGCCGGCCGTCGAATGGCTGCGCGGCACCGTCGTGCGGGCCGTGGAGGCCGAGTTCGACCGCTACATCGCTGCCGGCGACCTGTCGCGGACGCTGGAGCGCCTGGCGCGTGAGCAGGCAGCCAGCGACGCCGCCGGGGGCTACCTGGGAATGAATCTCTGACGCCGGCCGATCAGCCGCGGCTGGCGACCTCGAGGAGCACGCTCTCGTTGTCGCTGCCGCGGATCGGCCAGGTCGCCACCCGGCGCACGACGACGCGTCGCGTCAGGCCCTGAAGCCGGGCCGCGTCCCGCTCCTCCTCCCAGCGCGGCCCCTTGACGACGAGCAGCCGCCCGAAGGAGTCGGCGAGGGGCTCGAACCAGCCGAGCAGCTTCGAGAGCGACGCGACGGCTCGGACGACGAGGGTGTCGAACCGGTCGGGGCCGGCAGCCCGGGACCGGACCACGCCCTGGGCCGCACAGGCGTGCATCGGCACCGTGAGTCCGATCTCGGCGACGATCTCGGCCACGGCCCGGGCCCGCTTGCCGACGCTCTCCGAGAGCTCGACCCGCAGGTCGGGCCGCAGGATCGCCAGCAGCACGCCCGGCACGCCGCCGCCAGTGCCGACGTCGAGCACACGTTCCCCGGTCGCCAGCCGGGCGGCGATCGCCACGGCATCGGCGACGTCGCGGGAGACATAGCGATCGACGTCGGTGTGCCGGGTGAGGTTGAGCCGCTCGTTCCAGGCCCAGAGCCGCTCCGCGTAGGCGGCGAGCCCGGGCAGGCTCGCCGCCGGCACCTCGAGGCCCAGTCGTGCCGCCTCGGCCGCGATCGCCCCCTCGAGCGGCGTGCGTTCGGGAGGGCTCATGCGGACCCCGGCGTCTGACGACGGCTCACTTGATGAACAGCATTTCGCGGTAGGTGGGGAGCGGCCAGAGGTCATCCGGCAGGATCGCCTCCATCTGGTCGGCGGTCTCCCGCAGCGCCGCCATCGCCGGGATGACGTCGTCGTGGAAGTGCGTGACCTCGGCCCGCAGGTCCCCGCCACCGTGGTGGCCGAGGGCCTTCTCCAGGGCCTCGATCCGCGTCTCGAAATCGCCGACGAGCTTGGTCAGCTTGTCGAGCGTGCCCATGTGCACCTGCTGGCCGATGCTCTTGAGCTTCGAGGCCGTGTCGACGAGCTCGCCCTGATAGCGGTAGCCGGCCGGCAGGATCATCGTCTTGGCGATCTGCAGGGCGGCCTGACCCTCGGTGTTGATGTCCTTGCAGTAGCGCTCCATGTAGATGTCGTAGCGGCTGCGCATCTCGCGCTCCGAGAGCACGCCGTACTTCTCGAACAGGGCGATGTTCTTGGGGGCGACGAGGACGTCGAGGGCCTCGGGGGTGGCCTTGAGGTTCGGCAGGCCGCGGTTCTTCGCCTCCTCGTGCCACTCCTGGGAGTAGCCGTTGCCGTTGAAGATCACCGCCTTGTGCTCGGAGATGATCTTCTGGAGCAGTTTCTCCACCGCCCCGGCGAGCTTCGCCTGATCGCCGCCGGTGGCCTTCTCCAATTCGGTGGCGATGAAGTCGAGGCTCTCGGCCATGATCGTGTTCAGGGCCACGAGCGGGCCGGCGATCGACTGGCTGGAGCCGACCGCACGGAACTCGAACTTGTTGCCGGTGAAGGCGAACGGGCTCGTCCGGTTGCGGTCGCCGGCGTGCTTGGGCAGCGTGGGCAGCGTATCGACACCCACAGCCAGCGTGCCGGTGGACTTCGAGCTCGTCGCCTTACCCTTCTCGATCTGCTCGAAGACGTCGGCGAGCTGTTCGCCGAGGAAGATCGAGATGATCGCCGGGGGCGCCTCGTTGGCGCCGAGCCGGTGGTCGTTGCCGCTGGCCGCGACCACCGCCCGAAGCATGTCGGAGTGCAGGTGGACGGCCCGGATCACGGCCGAGCAGAAGACGAGGAACTGCATGTTGGCATGCGGGGTCTCGCCCGGCTCGAGCAGGTTGCCGAGCTTGCAGCCCAGCGACCAGTTGACGTGCTTGCCGGAGCCGTTGATGCCGGCGAACGGCTTCTCGTGCAGCAGGCAGGCCATGCCGTACTTCTGCGCCACCCGCGTCAGCGTCTGCATGATCGTCTGCTGGTGGTCGGTGGCGATGTTGGCATTTTCGTAGATCGGGGCGATCTCGTACTGGCTGGGGGCGACTTCGTTGTGCCGGGTCTTCACCGGCACGCCGAGCTTGAACAGTTCGCGCTCGCCGTCGAGCATGCAGGCCAGGACCCGTTCCGGGATGGCCCCGAAGTACTGGTCCTCGAACTCCTGTCCCTTGGGGGGTTTGGCACCGAACAGCGTCCGCCCGGCCACCACCAGGTCGGGGCGGGCGAAGAAGAAGTTGCGGTCGATGAGGAAGTATTCCTGCTCCGGCCCGGCCGACGCCGAAACCTGGCCGACGTCCTTGTGGCCGAACAGGGCGAGCACCCGGCGGGCCTGCTTGTCCACCGCCTGCATCGACCTGAGCAGCGGGGTCTTCTTGTCGAGCGCCTCGCCGGTCCACGAGCAGAAGGCCGTAGGAATGCAGAGCGTGGTGCCGTTGGGGTTGTCGAGGATGTAGGCGGGGCTGGTCGGATCCCAGGCGGTGTAGCCGCGGGCCTCGAACGTCGCCCGCAGGCCGCCGGACGGGAAGCTCGAGGCGTCGGGCTCGCCCTGAATCAGCTCCTTGCCCGAGAACTCGGCGATCGCGTCACCGTCGCCGGTGGGGGACAGGAAGCTGTCGTGCTTCTCGGCCGTGATGCCGGTGAGCGGGTAGAAGACGTGGGCATAGTGCGTCGCCCCCTTCTCGATCGCCCAGTCCTTCATCGCCAGGGCGACGGCGTCGGCGATGCCTGGGTCGAGCGGCTTGCCCTGCTTGATCGTCGCCTGCAGCGCCTTGTAGACGCTCTTCGGCAGCCGGTCCTTCATCACCGAGTCGCTGAACACGTTGGCCCCGAAGAGTTCACTGGTGGGCGTCTCACGGAAGTTCCAGGCCTGGCCGTTGGCCTTGTAGCTGTTGATGGCGGCGACGGCGCTCGAGCGGGCGGAAGTCATGGGGAGAGTCCTTCTTCTTGCGGGGCGGAGGGAATGGTTTACGCGTACGTGACAAGGCGTGTGTGACAAGTCGTACGTGACAAGGCGTACATGACATGCCCGGAGCTGTGCTCATGCCTCGCGACCGGCGCCGCCGGGCATGCGGCATCCGGACACTGGTTGTCTGTCGTTCCGCGTCGCTCGGCGCAGCCAGAAGAAGAATTCAACGCCGATCGACGGATAAGAGGAACGATTTTGGAGCCTAGCGGCGCGGCGGAGGCAGTTCAAGGGGCCGCCGCCGAAGCCTCAACGTGCGCGGCTCACTGGGTGCGCCAGCGGGCGTTCGCGACCGCGGCGGACGACCTCCAGGGCCGATTCCAGGACCAGATCGACGGCGGTCGTCGGGCTCGTGTCCGCGACCTGCTGGACCGGCCGGGACGCGACGTGGACGGGCAGGTCCGGCTCGACGCCGACCCGGCTGAACGGCAGCCCCTTGGGCGAATAGAACTTCGCCGTCGTCAGCCGGATGCCGACGCCGGCCACCGGGAGCTGGAAGATGCCCTGGATCGAACCCTTGCCGTAGCTCCGCGCGCCGACGATCGTTCCCCGGGCATGGTCGCGGATCGCGCCGGCGAGGATCTCGCTGGAGCTGGCCGAGTCGCCGTCGATGAGCAGCACCAGCGGCATCCGCCACGTCCCCTCGCGGGCGGCGGTGTAGTTGAAGTCCTCCTCGGGGCTGCGGCCGCGGGTGGCGACGACCAATCCCCGGTCGAGGAACAGGTCGGCCACGTCGACCGCCGCCGAGAGCAGGCCGCCGGGGTTGCCGCGCAGGTCGAGAACCAGCGACCGCATGCCGGAGGCGTCGAGCCGCCGTAGCGCCGCTTCCACGTCGGCGGCGGTCGTCTTCTGGAACGACGTGAGCTTGAGGTAACCGATGCCGGCGGCGGCGTCGACGACCTTCACGTCCTCGACGCTCGGCACCTCGACCTGCTCACGGCGCACCGTGATCGCCCGTGCCGGGGCCGGCGCCCGGAGGATGGCCAGCGTCACCATCGACCCCTCGGGCCCCTGGAGCAGGTGGGCGGCCTGGTCCACGCTCATGCCGCCGATCTGCCGTCCACCGACCGCCACGAGATGATCGCCCGCGCGGATTCCCGCCCGGGCGGCCGGGCTGCCCGGAATCACGTGCACGATGAGCAGCCCATCGGCCGCCGACTTCAGTTCGACGCCGAGGCCGACGAAGTTGCCCTCGATTTGCGCATACAGGTCGTCGAGCTGCCCGGTCGTGAGGAACGCCGAGTACTCGTCGAGACCGCCGACCGCGGCGGCGGTCAATTCCATGAGCGACACCGCCGGCGGCACGCCGAGGAGCGAGTGGGCGGTGCGTGCCAGCCAAGTGGCGACGGTCTCGGCATCTCCCTGGGTGGCCACCTGCCGGGTGGCGAACAGCCGGGCCACGTGCTCGCGATACACCTGCAGCCGCTCCGGCGTGGCCTGGGTGGCGAAAGCGGTGGCGAAGGCGGCGTCGTCGAACGCAATGTCGAGTGCCTGGCGGCCGCGCGAGGCGAGCCGGGCGAAGTTCGGCGCATCGACGTGGTGCGAGGCGATCCGGGCCAGCGCCTCGGCGTACAGCCGGCGGGCGTCGGCTTCGGTGAGCCTGCCGATTTGGTGCCGAAAGGCCGGCTCGGCATGGCGGCGGGCGATGTCGCAGTGGATCTTCGCGAGGTCGTAGCGCTGGACGAGCGCCGGTGCGAGCGTGCCCTTACGGGCGGCCGGCTCGCAGATGCTGATCAGGTCGGCCCAGCGGCCTTCGTGCGCCAGCGTCGCCGTCCGGGTGGCGAGGTCGTCGAACGCGGGGGCCGCCGCGTCGGCCGTGACTGGCCGCCAGTCGAGGCCCGGTTCCCCGGCAGCGGCGATCGACGCCAGGCCGAGAACCAGCCCGACCAGCAACCAGTGGGCTGCCGAGCGAAAGACGGGCGCCGTGGGGGCTGAAACGCCTGACACGAAGTGCAATCCGTTTGGCACGGGGACCGCGGGCATGTCGCGGCAGCCAGCGGTCGCTCCGTTGACCGCGTGAGATTATGCCTCCCGTTCACGGCCGGGGCAAAAACCGGCCGCTGGGCCGGGGATTTTTTCCGGCGCCGGGCCGCACAGCCGCTCTGACCCGCACGCCCGGCAAGGGCGTGTCCCGCGACACGTTGGTAGGATGGAGGCCATGCCCTCCCCAGCCCGCACATACGGCCCGCCGGCCGAACAGGACGTTGAGGCCGGGCAGACGCTCGTGCTGCTCGACCGGGTCCGCCGCGGCGATCGCTCGGCCGTCGATGGTCTCCTCGAACGGCACCGGGAGGCGATCCGGCTGATGATCGATCGCCGCATGGACAAGGTCGTCCAGCGCCGTGTCGACGCCAGCGACATCGTCCAGGACGTGCTCCTCGAGGCGAACCGGCGGCTGGCCGACTATCTCGCCAATCCAAGCATGCCGTTCCGGCTCTGGCTGCGGCACATGGCCCACGACCGGCTCATTGACGCCCATCGTCGGCACCGGGTCGCCGCCAGCCGCAGCCTCGACCGGGAGGTGCCGCTGGCCGCTCCCGACGACGGCACGCGGTCCGCCTGTGATCTCGCCGGCACCATCGCCGACCGGGAACTGACGCCCGCGGCCGCCGCCACCTGGCACGAGCTCGAGCGTCGCTTCGCCGGCGCCGTCGAACAGCTCGACGAGGCCGACCGGCAGATCGTGCTCCTCAAGCACTTCGAGCACCTTTCCACGGCCGAGGCGGCCGACGCCCTGGGACTTTCCAAGCCGGCCGCGGGGATGCGCTACCTGCGGGCGATGCGCCGGCTCCGGGTGCTGCTCGACGAGGGCTGACAGGCTCCCCCGCGGGGACATCGGCCTATCATGCCGCTTGGGGTCGAAGCCCCGCGATCCCGAACAGCGTCCGGCGGAACCCTGGCGGAACCCTGGCGGAACCATGACGACAACGACCCGCTCACGAGCCATCGACGTGCCGCTCGACGCCGCCGGCGAGGAGCGGCTCGCGCTGCTGGTCGACTCGCTCTCCGAGGAGCCCGGGCCGGACGCCCAGCGTCGGCTCGACGCGCTCGCCGCAGCCCATCCCGACCTCGCCGGGCAGTTGCGCGAACTGTTCGCCGCGATGTCCGTGGCCGACGCCGTGGCCGAGCGGTCGACGATCCTGTATCCCGCCGGAGTGCCGGCTGGCGAACGTTCCGCCGCACCGCCTCCCGCGCCGGCCGACCGGGGGTCGTTCATCCCCGGGAGCACGCCGCTGCCGGCGGCGTTCGGCGACTACGAGCTCCTCGAGGAACTCGGCCGCGGTGGCATGGGCGTCGTGTACCGCGCCGTGCAACGCAGCCTCGGCCGCACCGTGGCCCTGAAGATGCTCCTCCGGCGCGACCTCGCCAGCCCCGCCGACCTGGCCCGATTTCGCAGCGAGGCGGAGGCGGCGGCCCGGCTCGATCATCCCGGCATCGTCTCGATCTTCGAGGTCGGCGAGCACGATGGCCATCCCTTCTACAGCATGCGGTTCATCGAGGGGACGACGCTCGCCCGAAGGCTGGCAGCCGGCCCGCTGCCGCCGCGCGAGGGGGCGGCGCTGCTTGCCAAGGTGGCCGATGCCGTGCAGGCGGCCCACGACCGGGGCGTGCTCCACCGCGACCTCAAGCCCTCGAACATCCTCATCGACACAGCCGGCGAGCCGCTCGTCTCCGACTTCGGGCTCGCCAAGCAGCTCGAGGCCGACGGCTCCGTGACCCACACCGGCGCGATCCTCGGCACGCCCTGCTACATGTCGCCCGAGCAGGCAGC is from Planctomycetia bacterium and encodes:
- a CDS encoding secretion protein produces the protein MPRTIQQLWVALTSVALLASGCAPRQPFYFFEDGDLSHYVGAIQKLEYPDTNQEPLAEAAGAVEPLTLSNPNFDNVWELSLEEAVRTALENGKVLRNLGGRFGSFGGPRPQTGEPPVSLLTNPQATPSVYDPAIVETDPFRGVESALALFDAQLTSSMTWDRINRPQNFRPNPFFPQNFEGMASNWTTGLTKRSATGATWGFSNQTLYDSNNQAARELPTSWQTNYDFTFSQPLLQGAGVTYNRIAGPDSFENIYGRPVFRGVLLARINADISLADFEAGVRNLVSDTEQSYWELYFAYRNLEARKAGRDSSLEAWRKVHALMVEGSRGGERDKEAQAREQYFFFRAEVEQALTDVYRCENRLRYMMGISASDGRLIRPSDEPTTARISFDWQQSLVEALSRSAELRKQKWVIKQRELELTAAKNLILPRLDLIGRWRFLGMGQDLINQNYNPYEANNIQNPLNPDPLLGTDAYSTLLSGKFQEWQAGAQFQMPLGFRRELATVRHHQLQLARERARLQDEELEASHALVEAVRNVDTNFALAQTNFNRRVAAERQVDAVQAAYDAGQVTLDQLLDAQRRRAEAESSYYRALVDYTRSISQLHYRKGSLLEYNGVFLAEGPWPGKAYFDAHRRARQRDASLYLDYGHSRPGVFSRGPITQNFESIGADAPVVHLPPRDPATRTEPKPEVLPPAAGPGMQGQTGTPELIPTPDVR
- the glnN gene encoding glutamine synthetase, with the protein product MTSARSSAVAAINSYKANGQAWNFRETPTSELFGANVFSDSVMKDRLPKSVYKALQATIKQGKPLDPGIADAVALAMKDWAIEKGATHYAHVFYPLTGITAEKHDSFLSPTGDGDAIAEFSGKELIQGEPDASSFPSGGLRATFEARGYTAWDPTSPAYILDNPNGTTLCIPTAFCSWTGEALDKKTPLLRSMQAVDKQARRVLALFGHKDVGQVSASAGPEQEYFLIDRNFFFARPDLVVAGRTLFGAKPPKGQEFEDQYFGAIPERVLACMLDGERELFKLGVPVKTRHNEVAPSQYEIAPIYENANIATDHQQTIMQTLTRVAQKYGMACLLHEKPFAGINGSGKHVNWSLGCKLGNLLEPGETPHANMQFLVFCSAVIRAVHLHSDMLRAVVAASGNDHRLGANEAPPAIISIFLGEQLADVFEQIEKGKATSSKSTGTLAVGVDTLPTLPKHAGDRNRTSPFAFTGNKFEFRAVGSSQSIAGPLVALNTIMAESLDFIATELEKATGGDQAKLAGAVEKLLQKIISEHKAVIFNGNGYSQEWHEEAKNRGLPNLKATPEALDVLVAPKNIALFEKYGVLSEREMRSRYDIYMERYCKDINTEGQAALQIAKTMILPAGYRYQGELVDTASKLKSIGQQVHMGTLDKLTKLVGDFETRIEALEKALGHHGGGDLRAEVTHFHDDVIPAMAALRETADQMEAILPDDLWPLPTYREMLFIK
- the ctpA gene encoding carboxyl-terminal processing protease — encoded protein: MLVGLVLGLASIAAAGEPGLDWRPVTADAAAPAFDDLATRTATLAHEGRWADLISICEPAARKGTLAPALVQRYDLAKIHCDIARRHAEPAFRHQIGRLTEADARRLYAEALARIASHHVDAPNFARLASRGRQALDIAFDDAAFATAFATQATPERLQVYREHVARLFATRQVATQGDAETVATWLARTAHSLLGVPPAVSLMELTAAAVGGLDEYSAFLTTGQLDDLYAQIEGNFVGLGVELKSAADGLLIVHVIPGSPAARAGIRAGDHLVAVGGRQIGGMSVDQAAHLLQGPEGSMVTLAILRAPAPARAITVRREQVEVPSVEDVKVVDAAAGIGYLKLTSFQKTTAADVEAALRRLDASGMRSLVLDLRGNPGGLLSAAVDVADLFLDRGLVVATRGRSPEEDFNYTAAREGTWRMPLVLLIDGDSASSSEILAGAIRDHARGTIVGARSYGKGSIQGIFQLPVAGVGIRLTTAKFYSPKGLPFSRVGVEPDLPVHVASRPVQQVADTSPTTAVDLVLESALEVVRRGRERPLAHPVSRAR
- the apbE gene encoding FAD:protein FMN transferase, yielding MGVPWTITVQAPAAAAGEAAIRAGFAEVERLERILSDYDPASELCRLSAAAPTAQPVAVSTDLWNVLQQAVMVRDATAGAFDPTVGPLTTLWRQARRTGRLPRPDRLAAARAAVGAGALVLVPERRAVLLPRPGTRLDLGGIGMGYAADRAQEALASRGIRAAMIDASGDILVSAAPPGARGWKIKTAPHGGAPTSTPALELADAALTTSGDAFQAVEIDGVRYSHIVDPRTGLGVAGRTAVMVIAPDCTTADALATALNVLGPRDGLVAVARFPGTAALFSCVEEGAIRQLASPGWPAVTSQPAADPGKP
- the rsmG gene encoding ribosomal RNA small subunit methyltransferase G; this encodes MSPPERTPLEGAIAAEAARLGLEVPAASLPGLAAYAERLWAWNERLNLTRHTDVDRYVSRDVADAVAIAARLATGERVLDVGTGGGVPGVLLAILRPDLRVELSESVGKRARAVAEIVAEIGLTVPMHACAAQGVVRSRAAGPDRFDTLVVRAVASLSKLLGWFEPLADSFGRLLVVKGPRWEEERDAARLQGLTRRVVVRRVATWPIRGSDNESVLLEVASRG